The Festucalex cinctus isolate MCC-2025b chromosome 16, RoL_Fcin_1.0, whole genome shotgun sequence sequence CCACTGCTCCAGCTGCTGAACTCTGGCAATGGCGTCCTTATTCTCACTGGTGCTTCTGTCCAGTTGTTCTGAGAAGAAATCAGTGCCATCTTAAGacaagaaccaaaaaaaaaaaaaggcaagctaACTTCCGACTCACCTTGAAGAGCCTCCATAGTGTGCGTGACTTGTACGCAACGTTCCTCACTGTCCCTGTGCTCAACTTTCAGCGTATCGACTTGTGTCTGGAGGGAAAGCACGGCCTCCAGAACAAGAGAAAGATCATGCGGGACCGCAATGTCCTCCGACGGCTGTAAACGTCTCCAAATCTGGGCCAAGACCTCGCTCTTCTTGCGAGTCTCGTCCTGTTCCTCGTGAAGAGAAGCTAACTCTTGCTCCAGCTTGTCTAATTGCGATTTGGTCTGCAGGCTGCTCTGGCTGGTCTGGACTACTTTTGACTCGGCCTCTCTGGCAGACGCAAGCTCATTTTCAAGGCGAGATATTTCAAACTTGTCTTGTTCTGACGCTTCGCGGCACGCTTGGGCCCTGTCCATGATCAAAGCCATCGATTTTTCCATCCTGGCAACTTGTGTCCTCTCCTCCTCCAGGCTGTCGTTAGCCGCCTGGCTCAGCGACGACAGCTCCCTCTCGTGTTTGGCTGCTTCCTCTTTGGCTCGCTCCAGCGCTTCCTGGAGGGTGGCATCGGCTTCGCTGGCCCGCTGGGCCCACTCCCGTCGTCCTTTGACGGCTTTGGCCAGCTCCTCCTCCATTTGCCGGAACTGAGCAGTCAGGAtctaggcagaaaaaaaatccggGCTGGTGTTGATTCAAGACACTTCCAGGATAGCTTGAAGTGGAGTGAAGAATGTGGACCTGTTTTTGTTGATCGGCGCTGTTGACTTCCTGCTGCAGCATTTCCAGCACTTGTGAGCGGGATTTCAAAGCTTCCTCTAGCTCCCCACAACGACACTGGGACGCATGGAGGGCCTATAAGACACGGCGGCTGAACATTAGCACCGTTTATATTACGCAGGTTCATTGTCGTGCGCAAGCTCTCGCACCTGCTGCAGCTCGCCGTCGTTGGCCGATTGTGCCGTGGTCCTCAGCAGCTCTTCTTCATGTTTTTGAATATGCTTCTGAAAGCGCACGTCCTTGTCTCGCACCACAGCCTGAAGGTGCCTCAACTGCTCGGCGTGGGCAGCATCCTTCTCCTCCAGCAGCTTCTCGGCGGCCTCGAGTCGAGTTTGCACCTCTTGCGGGTCGCCCGCCACAGCCACATCTCTTGAAAACGAGCTGTTGGGGCTCTAgggtaaggaaaaaaaagaaaagaaaaaaaaagaagaaaaaacacgaTTATGTTTGAATCAGACCGTGAGGTGTATTTGATTCAGGCTTACAAGGACTCCTTCTTGACCCTTCAAATCATCAATTTGCTTGCTGAGAGAAGTAATCTTGGCTTTGGCCTGTAGTTTGAGCTTACTAAAGCGAGCCTCGCTCGTCTCCCTTTCATTCTGCAAAGAGGACAAACAAAGCTTTCACGCATGCCTCGTGATCTTTTTCATCGCTTGCTGCTATTTATGTTATGCAACCTTGAGGAGTGCATCCTTGCCAGCCAGCTGAGCGTCCTTGTCACGGATGAGCTCCTTCAGTTGCACCACCAGCTGCTCCAGGTGGGCCAGACGCTCCTCGGTCTCCTCAGGGGCTTCCGACTCTGCCAGAGGCTGGCCGGCATTGGCAGGAAGCTGAGGTGTGAGTTCACCCtcctaggaaaaaaaacaaacatttattttgctcATGAGCGATAGTTTGATttgaacatgtactttttttttttaaatctcacctGTGTCTCTCCATCTTGAGCCTCCTCTCCAGAGAGCTCCTGGAGGACTGTCGTCAGGCGGCTAAACATCAGGATGGCACTGCACAAGGGATACGGATGCAAAATGTAAATACTAGGTGACACATGCTTAGTAGCACACAGTTTAGTTTAAGCAAACCAAAACGCAGGTCTATTAGCCTTTCTAAAATAATTTACTGTACACTCATTAAATATACAGATGCGATACAAGAGTTGGGTCCAAAATGACATGAAATGTATTCGCTCGAACTTTCATTTTTCCTGCACACATTGACTGCGATCCCTAACTTCCGAGCCGTCACGAAAACAACCGACTTTTCCCGAGCCTATCGTCAACTATCCACGGCGTCTGCGTCACCGCGTCCTTCCACAGACAAGATTCGTGGACTCGATTGCGAAATTAAATCAAGCAGCTGGACACTGACGCCCAGAGAGGGCGGTGGAAATGTCAGGATGTTACAAGTTGGGTGAACAAGCAGGGAGTCGGCTGGGAATCTTTTGTTTACGACAGTTTTGGCGTCGATGCTGCTTAGCTAGCTAACGCTCGCAAATGAGAAGCGAGCGTTGAAATCCTCGTCCAGTTCGGGTTCAAGTCGGTCGTGTGTGACAGCCCGTCATGGAGTCGGCTAAGGGGTGAAGTTTGACAGCAGAAGGACCTTTGACCCACCTGTATGAGTGCTTCCCGGTGGATCTTGAGCGCTCTCTTTATCGGCTAGATCTCCTCGGATGGATTGCCAAAGCAGAGCCACATCACCAAACTCTCCCGGAAACAAAACTTGCTCGCCGCTGATTGGACAGCACGGTAAGGCACCGTGTGTCAATTCCAGTGCAAAGATCCGTCATTATAAACGTCAAGAtaagtcacaaaaaaatatatatatacaaaaaaaataataataataaaaaaatacaaaatgtatatAATAAACTATCTCGAAACATATTGCCTCCTTTAAAATGAATGGAGCGTGCTTCACTGAAATGAACCGTGTACTGCACCTTCTgatggccacctgggggcagtataatatggTGTGCAACTGCGGTTATACAACTAGAAGCAGTCAAATCTCCTCTGGAAGCCACAGTAATATTAgccgttctttgcagaggataaagaaaattCGTCTGTGAAAATCATTATATCCCATATAGTCATTTTTACATACTATATAGTCCACTACAATGATTCCCaagaacttcttttttttttcaggtgaaAGCTAATCATGCAATAATGCAAAGACACGAGCAGGCAGTCAAGCTGATGGTCACCCGTGGCAGGCAGCTGGCTCGAAGCCTAGCGTTGCTGGGCCACTACGTGGCGCTCTTCGTGGCCTTTGTAGGTCGCTTTGTGCAGTGGATGGCGGACGCCGGGAGTTGGACCACGCACCTCACGCGTTGCACGCTATCCGCCTTTGACGGCGTCTACGCGCACCTGCGACGTGCCTCGAGGTGGAGGACTGGCGTGGACTGACCAGCGCACGCCGCACTCAACATTTCATCGCGTCAACTTGAGGCCTTATGCGAGCGTACGGGTTCATGTTCCATTTGTACATCAACTTTCACTGTTTTTATTGCAAAGACGATGCCTTTGCAGGGCATGAAATGACTGACAGGTATGATGTCATCACActacaacaaaaacatgaaccGATTCTTGACCTTGCAAACAGCATTCAGTCATTTGTGAGATGTCACTCACTAGGTCGTCGTGGCAACGGCTTTGAATTGATGTACGGATTATACAAAACATCAAAGGTCATATGTATTTtgttatacatatatacacttttGAACATACCTACACTACCTATAAACTAGAGCtgaacaactaaaaaaataatttatttgtgattttattccctcaatattgtgatttatgtgatttttttttcaaaggcaaCTTTGGATGGAGGTGAATTCATTGTGCTTGAAGAACACttcccatgtttttttgttttttttttaaacagaaaagaaaacaatcagatttattatacataactGTTTTTGTCTTTAGCATAATGCGAAAATAAACGTTCAGATTATTGAAGCATTCCCCGACCAAATTGCAGCGTTTGTGATTTGGAATGGTCTATTTTGATGAATGGATTCAGCCctactatatttattttttttcctccattttccaTTGCAATGGTCTTGATTTCGTTCTCTTCAGTGTATTGCATgaaaagaatgtcaacatttttggaGTGGATTTTGATGTTGTGTAGGTTCTCGGCGCAGCTGCGCGTGACGTGACGGATAACAGTGCGGTTTTGTGTCGTGTCAGCACGCCTGGCAAGGAAGCGTCCGTTTTAATGGGACTTTTTAAAGCGTTTGATGAGCTTACAGGCGGGGGGGATTAGGAATGGAGAAGGACATCCCAAAGTGGCCTACAAAAGGCATGTGAGCGGCTTGCGCCCTTCTTGGCCCGCTGTTGTGCGAGTGCGAGGCAGGCGGTGTGCAGGGGCAAACGGGCGCGCTGGTTAGTCATCATGGGCAACTCGACAGGTAGCACGGTGGACGACCTGCAGGCGGTGGAGATGCACCTGTGGTACAAGAAGTTCATGACAGAGTGCCCGTCGGGTCAGCTCACCCTGCACGAGTTCAAGCAGTTCTTCGGCCTGCGTGGCCTCGACGCCGAGGCCAACGCGTACATCGAGCAGATGTTCCGCACTTTCGACATGAACAAGGTACCACTTTCGGGGATGGATGATCGTATAGAAGGCCTGGatgaatgcatggatggatggcaacCCCCATTAAAAGTTCTCTGCCGCCGTTTCTTGCCATATGACGTTTTAAAACATCACAAGCTTGCAGAATTGCTTGTGGATAACACGTTGATTTAATTCCTCCTGTTTGAATGAATGGTGCCACAAAGGTTCAATTGAGATGCTAAATTGAAtgatcgtttttattttatttctagtaTTTGTTGCTTTAATTTCTTTTACTTACAATTGAAAATGGAAGCAAATGTTTGCATAAAGTCCGCCTGAACCGATTAATCAGAAACTATAATCATTTCTAAACTTAATTGACTATAAGGTTGAAATGACCaagatttgtatttatatttataaattaaaaatgatatatgtattttattagaATCACGCTGTATTTTATAGTGAAGAAATGCTTTATTTATCTCTTATAAATTATTGAAAGTATTATTAACAATTTTCTAAACTTGTTTTACTGTATGAGTATAAATGATCGGTTTTGATTggattatttttgcatttctaTATGACATATTTTTCTGAAGAACTTTTACAtccctattttatttattgcgtTAAAAGTGTTTTGAATGAGCTATATGTTGTCATTTTCTTCCACATTCGGAATGCAATAGCATTTTCGATGTAATGTGGCTTACATCTTTCTCATATTTAGCCAGTCCCTTTGCCAAAATATTAGCCAAAAGCAGCGGGCCCAATAATCACTCGTCATCAATAGTTGGAAGGGCGCCTGATGAATTAAAAGGCGAGGCGATGACCTTTCTCTTTCATCTGCAATTCCCGAGATGAGTTCATCGTCTGGCTGGGGAGCCGCCGTCGTAATCTTCAACCGGCCGCAAGATGAGCCGATAgcgagatgagatgagatgacgCATTCCCTGACACACTTTTGCCTGCCTAcataattgacctttcgcaaactccgccccccaaacgagcattgaccaatcacacatttagcaaccgttgctatataagcatagtccgtcaagctttactcagctctcgatgacgtccacagtctgattgattttatttgatggcttacgagactgctaaccaccataaaactttccaccataaaactttacggaagagTGACAACaattaacaagctccggacctccaaaatgatgaagcggtgtgcctacggagtatgtaaatcggactgtgctaaggtaggactatgctaactctatcgggctaactagctagctgtagtgtagtttgctttcggggcaataactgtcacaaaacgatatcaaagttattgtagttactattaatgaataatatatattactagaatgtcattgccatctaagttaagcttgttcagtcagtggttaatgttagtttaatgtcttctgttagcttttgcatttgtctaaatgttgcgagctaacgttaacacaaagcttcgtcaagtttggcaaacttagcgtcctaataagtgccccgagcttatcttgttttcatttttcatgcagcattttgtgaacggacacccgtctccggagtatcccaaccttgtgcttgctgtacaagtgttgaaccagacaagggagcagctcgaaggctgttgaaagccacacacacaaaaaaacggtaGACTTAACGTTCTAACGTTACGTCAATATTTGAGTTGAAATGcaagtaaaatattaaaataaatatgaacagCTTGTGAGACACTCGAGTACCAGGTAAAGTGACaatgaattaataaaatttGCCATTTCATTTGCAAAAAATGTGTACAGATGCAGAGTCCATGTGCAGGAGCCAGGAGTTTCCAGGTCCACAGCTGCTGATGCTGAAACAGAAAATCATGAACACCCCCTACTTCCTAGAAGCCAGCTGGAAAACGACCCTGAGGAGGGACAGAGCACTGAAGAGGAGAATAAATTGGAAGAAGAAAATGACaatatgaaattaaattgtCCTTAAAAGAAACTGAAATCGAAAGTCCGAAAACACAAATTAGCAcacttaaaaagaaaactaaatcagctgtttgttttaatgaaatttctaaaataaaaaagttcaaTATAGTGTCAAATTCCTAATACAAGATTGGTAATCAAACATCACATCTAGTATGTAGTGACCTACAGCTAGAGACAGTAATCACATCACATGACAACTACATTACAGTACTAACATTTTAAGTTGCTATTTTTACTGTGAAGCATTTTGCAAATCCGAAACATGGAAGATGCTGTAAAAATGCAGATGTGGCTTTATccttgtttaatatttttatgtgtttgtgtattttctccTTTTATAGACTGTAAAGACCATTCAGAATGTGTAAATATCTAATTTTAATGAAACCTCAATAAACCCGTGAGGAAAACgtacaatattttttcacaGCAACTTGATTCTGACTGGCTGATCCAACCTACTGTAATCTCACCTGGTGGCTTAGACCGCACCCCACTACATATTTCTTGAGTCAAATTTCTATCTCAGGTGCAGTTTCATGGAGTGATTGATGGTGTTTCTGTAAaatggaaggattaaaaaaagaaaacttgttGTGCGTATAGCTCTTGCCTTTAGCCTTGGCTACCAccaccagtgttgccggtaacgcgttactcgaaaaattagtttttcaaggtaactattagtctaacgcgttactttattctacaaagtagtctgattaaagttactgtccagagattcaatgcgttactccacattttcatgaagaaggcaaaatatctcactattgtaacagtcacaaacaactgccgctaactatgaagatgaggcggaagtcattgatcaccacatcagccatggtctggtcgtgaatggtttgcacattcaaaacaaaagtgatgatacttttactactagttttattaaccaacaggcacacaacgcaacaaaaaaagtgtacattatggaccataaaagtggtaaaaaaaaaaaaataatttatttccatcctggtccgtgaagcattatgggatgaggtcgtctccgccctctcgccagggggactgacgtcagacaagtcacgttttcagtagtggaccggatatcgcgtggctgtgaatcggttgcgagtgaggctttatggtttacataacaatagcaagagttctgcgccgtgctctacttgttttgtttacatttcagtagcatcactattcaagctacttccgtgtttacagagagctagcaaagtagcgctcagagacgcttcatttcccggatgttgtaaacataatgcaaagacgttacgcaccttggggggttagcctaccgtcaacgctgtgctcgcgacacggcgcgcgtgcgcacaacgagtgacaacatgcaacagtggagacagttagcagaagccggtgccgtacatctcggtatttcccattgctatcgagtcctctcggtgcacttgtatgtcccaggccggcgttggtactgagcgcaagccaaaaagaataactcccgtgacgatccaatgcatggattcaaacgacacaggtatgtcccacagccaacacaccagctatgctaaaagcacactgcaagtatctcatttctcagtttgtggctccctgtcaatgtctactgAAGAAACACACTCctcaatgtcaattatcatttaTTGACAGCGATGAAGGAGCCCTGCAGAGGCACAAACATATAATGGCTATACTTACATAAAACAGGTGGACAACATTAAGAATCACCACCCAACTGATAATCACACATTAAACATGTAGACTCACATGAACAACGTCAGCAGCTCAACGTAACATGAAATTGGCAGCACTGTAACAACATGTCCTGTCGGCAGCACACCAAAATGGAGAACTGCTGCCGCGAGGCAACACAACAAACTCAATACCCCAGTGACCCCTAGTGGCCGGAGGAGACCTCTAcatctacaactagcatgagcagcagataggagaaatgagacgtgcccgcgattacgtcatcaaactaaaaatgaacgacagcccaaaaaacaaaatataaacagtcgtgattctgtggtcatcgtgtctcagataaaaaacaaaacaaaaaagatgtcataccaaaaatgaatttcatggcaaaagaaaaacaaaaattgttaaaaacaaaaattgttgattaaaaagggaaattaacttttgaaaatatttttgcatatattaagtggttaaaatgtgtttgatagatttattgttcaataaggtggcttcatatttcttttggctggacggtaggtttatttcatgtcttaaatgtatgtttctgaaatacttcacaatgtgcacatattctgtttaattgtgttggtgtctgtctcaaggttaaatatttatatttaacattaaattatcaaccttttgttttcctgatccttattttgaagaggaaaaaaaacaaaacaaaaaacaattataactgtcaataactactaataaatatttaaactgatacatttttcagtcatatcgcccagccctttgttgcagtatatttaaataattgattcaaaatataaaaatatagaagacatattggttgttgttcacatttgtagatactgtaaaaatgtgtggcgttttaagattaatgtttacaagcaacaaatgtcactataagttgtgaatattgaaatgaatcgtatcgaatcgaaaattgtatcgttcccaaactgaatcaaaccgtatcgaaccgttctgttctgaaagataatcgtttttcaatcgaatcgcaacctgtgtatcgagatacatattgaATCGGCCTCaattcagagattcccacccctagttttcagcatgcacgagtcgactcaagtgtacacactggaatagcggaacaaacaatagaggaattaaggggattttcattttcaacctggatagatttgtattttttgttttataaaaagtatttacaagaagtcaagagagactgccttttttttttttcataaaaaaacgttattttcatgttaaaaatgcactttcaataaagtatttggaactaccgcattatttttatgttgagatggtgttatcggcagctgctgaaagtaactaaaaaagtaacttttaatctaacttagttacttttaaaaccaagtaatcagtaacgcaacttagttacttttaaaaccaagtaatcagtaaagtaactaagttactttttcaaggtaactgtggcaacactgaccACCACACTGCTCACAGGTTgaccagtatttattttttttacccctggCTTTGTGCCACTGCTGAGGCATGCTTGTGGGGTAAATGTCATCACTTCTTGCAGAGTGCAGGTCCAGGGTGTGCATAAAGCCCACAATGTGAGCGCAGAAACCTGGTGAACTGATTGAAAACATAGCATTAGgtatttgttttggaaaaactATTACAATAATGTAGCATTAACTAGCTAGTTACAGCCATATAACCTGAACTAaatccatggctagggtgacataaatatttttttaatgatggacaaggaataacaatgactgatctgatgctttcaaagacaaaaacaaaacaaaacactaatgtttagctagctataaacaccgaggtttagctaacttgctgacctaacagtaatcctcatattttaacaatactagactaatataagtaagaaaacttacccggcagtacaagagcacgactggtccataatgctgtgctggttgcatcttaagtataggtcatggggttttctcagatttagcttgtgtcctgtatgtttccccttcgctggctaatttaatattatgactataaccctccactgcatattgtaatcctttttgcctcgatctggaggatattgcactggtattgctccaaaagaaatcactaatacacgccggtgtaagtcttcccgtcacggcttgtgctgtcggagtcaccaagcttgacggactagcaacagtaactaaggggggcggagcttatgcgaaaggtcaattgaaCTGGCCAGTTGGGATTTGGGGAATCGCAAGGGACAAGTGATCGAATCGCATTTCGACGGGGCTTTTGGCGCTATCTTCTGGTGTCACAAAGAGCAGCAAACATGTAAAAGAGGTGAActgatttgatttgtttttttgttgttctcaTCCGACTGCATGTGTGTGGAAATGACTGTTGCGCGTTAGGACGGCTACATCGACTTCATGGAGTACGTGGCGGCACTCAGCCTGGTGATGCGCGGCAAGATGGAGCACAAACTGCGCTGGTACTTCAAACTCTACGACGTGGACGGCAACGGCTGCATCGACCGACACGAGCTGCTCAACATCATCAAGGTTGGAGCCGAGAAGGACGACAAAAAACCAGTTGGACTTGCTGGAATGATCGCAAGAGTGATCAGGCGGATCGAAGCCATCGCTAATGTTGTTGTCCGCCCCCCTCAGGCCATTCGCGCCATTACAGGTAACGACAACCAGGAAGTGACGGCTGAGGACTTCACCAACAGCGTCTTCGACAGGATTGACATCAACGGCGACGGTGAGGGCACAAAATGATTTCCACACATTTTCATATCTCAACAAATCCTGTTAtctacaggattttttttttttttttgggggggtcacgtgttattttgtattatcacttcatttgtcttgttcaTTAGTCAAGTCACCTTTATTTAAACAGCGCTTTTGAAAAAGATTTGACTTGGATATATGCCAAGCTGCTTTTTTCCTCCTGCTTTTTATGAATTaagttatattttttctttgtcaaTGTTTATAtttctaagttgtttttttcctgtaatttttaatgtagtaaatatacaaatgttttaagtatatattttctCTCGTTATTTTCATATATTCAATTATTAATGATATTTATTTCCTCCCTTgtgctttacatttttttggtgcaacttaaaaaaatgtagttaaatttgtatttgtaaatgtcattttattcaacaaaacgtttattttttttctacttaacATTTGAAACTTGATTTATTTGATGTATTTTCCCCCCAGCcattatttaatttgattgttCAATAAATGTGAGCATTTATTTTCAGCTTGTCTTTTTGTACGGCGAGCATATGATTTGATGAGCGAAAGAGAGCCTCTGTGGCGACTGGAGTAACGGACGGGAATGTAGCAAATGTGGTGTCTGCTCTACTGACAGGTGAGCTGTCACTGGACGAGTTTGTGGCGGGCGCTCGCTCCGACGACGACTTCATGGAGGTGATGATGAAGAGTCTGGACCTGACGCACATCGTCGCCATGATCCACAGTCGGCGCCACAGCGTTTAGCAAAGTACCTTTTGTGTAGAATTGACGGCGCTTATATACGCCCACATCGTGGAAATACGCTTTCCATGGAAGACACGCAGTGCAAAAATACTGGATTATGAATctacctactgcccagagccagctgagataggcgccagcaccccccgcgacccttgtgaggaataagcggtcaagaaaatggatggatggatggatgaatcgtACCTTACGTCTGCCCGTTGCATTCAAAGTGAATCCAGTCAAAAGTGAGGGATTTGCTGGATACAATCAACAGGCATTTATGCAAATATATTTGTACTATACTTATTTTTATATTACTTAATATCACATGAGCTGCTGCTGCCTGTTACTCAAAGTAGAAAACGATCAGTTGCATGAGCGACGTTTGACTAGTGCCTTTTGCTTTGTTCCTTtgtacaatataaaataaaaataaaaatttttaaaaaaaatcacttgctCACGCAACAGTTGTAAACTTGTAGttcatttgaaagcatttaaaaacatacaCAAGTGGTTGAATACCCTCGAGAGTTGCCTTAAAAAAGTGGAGACCCATCCTTCGTAAAATGCAGTAATATGACTCATTTTtacaaaggaaaacaaaacattgttgtGTTGCTGCACTGTCTGTGTTGAAAGATACCTTGCTAAAATTGTTATAATAACATCGTCACACCAATGCTAACCGTTAGCACGCGGTTTGGCATTTTGCATTGCTTGTTAGCAttcgggatgtaatgatatccaaacgtcgCGATATGGTATTAACACAAAatgcatactaaaaaaaaagcaatattgtgcgtTTGTACATAAAGAACAATTTCTAATCAcgcttaaaggtacactcagtattatacagtggaatctagtggtgaaataagcattcattcattaaaaaagttagtagtatgtaaaaagatgtgTTGTAttgcataaacgtacttttttaaaatataacggtaagtctagaaatcactaattattttacatggccGCGCCGCGCCTTCTAGTGCCCGCCATGTTTTGCCATCTTTCTGATACGGGTggcgtcaaagacaaattttagcaatccatttcttaacgcgtttttcaAACGCCTTTGCAGACTAACTTCCGGTTTGTGTGGCAACCGCAAataaacgaagaagaagagtttccggcccccgaagagagcattatcaagcatcacaattgctttgggaatttattcatttcagcccgacaaaacaagagtttagattgtagccgcatttgccagatggagagaaatgaggaacagactaggtttgggaagtgccggtgccttcgactgctttctacttgaccggtaagtaagagtacatttgtgtttacgttttgagagcgagagaaaaagtatgcaacgtactaattaatacgatgttcgtaccattGTTTTACTATCActatagctgttgattagcaactccacaCCACTCCAACGATTttgttatgtagctactttgtTTTGTTCTGCCTGAAAAATGATTCCCACCGGCAGGTTATATTCAGAGTAactgcgcaagttattgtgtaatgtagtgtaactgtgatttcggaggtatatttgcccataacttcaattgagaatctaaagcatactgtattagtggaggagttgaaaattattcttTTCGTTGtgtttggtgaaaatagtgttctcgaataGAAGCAAGAAATTACATTTCGACAGGGAATCACTTTCTGAGCTTaactgctggctgtaccgtaagccctgctcgagtctgaactctctcactcaagtgtgtactgctCCATTTGTGTAATTGCGTGCACAAGAACgtacaggctgctacgttttcaCGGAAACTCGACGAGcacgcagcctttgcatattctatgcagtatgcagtca is a genomic window containing:
- the guca1aa gene encoding guanylyl cyclase-activating protein 1, which produces MGNSTGSTVDDLQAVEMHLWYKKFMTECPSGQLTLHEFKQFFGLRGLDAEANAYIEQMFRTFDMNKDGYIDFMEYVAALSLVMRGKMEHKLRWYFKLYDVDGNGCIDRHELLNIIKAIRAITGNDNQEVTAEDFTNSVFDRIDINGDGELSLDEFVAGARSDDDFMEVMMKSLDLTHIVAMIHSRRHSV